One genomic window of Anguilla anguilla isolate fAngAng1 chromosome 13, fAngAng1.pri, whole genome shotgun sequence includes the following:
- the LOC118211742 gene encoding adenosine receptor A1-like — MSGGLSSAQALYIGMEVVIAVSSVIGNVMVVWAVKINRSLRDTTFCFIVSLALADIAVGALVIPLAITISIGLKTHFYSCLLVACTVLVLTQSSILALLAIAIDRYLRVKIPVSYKRVVTQRRAGAAVVLCWAVSFVVGLTPMLGWNNLHSPWQNRSQDGDLVITCRFENVISMDYMVYFNFFGWVLPPLVLMVLIYAEIFYMIHRQLNKKVSASHADPRRYYGKELKLAKSLALVLFLFALSWLPLHILNCITLFCPDCRNPMILLYVAILLTHGNSAVNPVVYAFRIKKFRTAFLRIWKQYVCCRDTPHIRPRPSERLDSLIRRHQQQHDDDI, encoded by the exons ATGTCTGGAGGTCTGTCGTCAGCACAAGCGCTCTACATCGGTATGGAGGTGGTGATCGCCGTCTCCTCTGTGATAGGAAACGTGATGGTTGTCTGGGCTGTTAAAATCAATCGCTCGTTGAGAGACACAACTTTTTGTTTTATCGTTTCGTTGGCCTTGGCTGACATTGCAGTTGGGGCTCTCGTCATTCCCTTGGCCATAACTATCAGCATTGGACTGAAGACTCACTTTTATAGTTGTTTACTCGTGGCTTGTACGGTCCTGGTACTGACGCAAAGTTCCATCTTAGCTCTCCTGGCTATTGCAATTGATCGGTACCTAAGGGTCAAGATCCCCGTGAG ctaTAAGCGGGTGGTGACCCAGCGGCGGGCCGGGGCGGCGGTGGTCCTGTGCTGGGCCGTCTCCTTCGTGGTGGGCCTGACGCCCATGCTGGGCTGGAACAACCTGCACAGCCCGTGGCAGAACCGCTCACAGGACGGCGACCTGGTCATCACCTGCCGCTTCGAGAACGTCATCAGCATGGACTACATGGTCTACTTCAACTTCTTCGGCTGGGTGCTGCCGCCGCTCGTCCTCATGGTCCTCATCTACGCCGAGATCTTCTACATGATCCACCGGCAGCTCAACAAGAAGGTGTCGGCCAGCCACGCGGACCCCAGACGCTACTACGGCAAGGAGCTGAAGCTGGCCAAGTCGCTGGCGCTGGTGCTCTTCCTCTTCGCCCTCAGCTGGCTGCCTCTACACATCCTCAACTGCATCACGCTCTTCTGCCCCGACTGCCGCAATCCCATGATCCTCCTCTACGTGGCCATCCTGCTCACGCACGGCAACTCCGCCGTCAACCCCGTGGTCTACGCCTTCCGCATCAAGAAGTTCCGCACGGCCTTCCTGCGCATCTGGAAGCAGTACGTGTGCTGCCGGGACACGCCCCACAtcaggccccgccccagcgAGCGGCTGGACAGCCTCATCCGCcggcaccagcagcagcacgaCGACGACATCTGA